The following coding sequences are from one Vicugna pacos chromosome 11, VicPac4, whole genome shotgun sequence window:
- the SYCE1 gene encoding synaptonemal complex central element protein 1 isoform X2 — protein MASLPGPSGTESAGAMGRADEARGQAESSQKIEDLMEMVKKLQKAGSLEPRVEVLINRINEVQQAKKKASEELGEARTVWEALQKELDSLNGEKVHLKEILSKKQETLRTLRLHCQEKEAEAQRKQTMLQECKDRISALNSQIEEEKNKQRQLRLDFEEQLEDLMGQHKDLWEFHKPERLALEIGALDSSKEQLLKEEKLVEAKLEDVKHRLCSQFGATGCSAITEGLFLRSQEAAAVVHLFEEENRKAQELLEAAAQRQEQLQQKCQQLQQKRQRLKEELEKLEVQVPAQGQSKQEEGTGPGEAANPKPLGVSEEKDPELPTKQGLMPS, from the exons GGCAGGCTGAGTCCTCACAGAAAATTGAAGACTTGATGGAAATGGTGAAGAAGTTGCAGAAAG CGGGAAGCCTAGAGCCCAGGGTTGAGGTCCTGATTAACCGGATTAATGAGGTTCAGCAAG CAAAAAAGAAAGCCAgtgaggagctgggggaggccCGGACTGTCTGGGAGGCCCTGCAGAAGGAACTGGACTCAT TGAATGGAGAGAAAGTGCACCTGAAAGAGATCTTGAGCAAAAAGCAAG AGACCCTGAGGACCCTCCGGCTCCACTGCCAGgagaaggaagctgaggcacagag GAAGCAGACCATGCTGCAGGAGTGCAAAGATCGAATTTCTGCCCTGAACTCTCAGATtgaggaagaaaagaacaaacagaGGCAGCTGAG GTTGGATTTTGAGGAACAACTGGAGGATCTGATGGGCCAGCACAAGGACCTCTGGGAGTTCCAT AAGCCAGAGCGGCTGGCCCTGGAGATTGGTGCCTTAGACAGCAGCAAGGAGCAGTTGCTCAAGGAAG AGAAGCTGGTGGAGGCAAAGCTGGAGGATGTGAAGCATCGTCTGTGCTCCCAGTTTGGAGCCACCGGCTGCTCCGCAATCACTGAGGGACTCTTCCTCCGCAGTCAGGAGGCAGCCGCTGTGGT GCATCTGTTTGAGGAGGAGAACAGGAAAGCACAGGAGCTCCTGGAGGCTGCTGCCCAGCGCCAGGAGCAGCTGCAACAGAAGTGCCAGCAGCTGCAGCAGAAGAGGCAGAG GCTGAAGGAGGAGCTGGAAAAACTTGAGGTGCAGGTCCCTGCTCAAGGCCAGAGCAAGCAAGAGGAAGGGACTGGCCCAGGAGAAGCT GCCAATCCCAAGCCCCTTGGAGTCAGTGAGGAGAAGGACCCAGAACTGCCAACCAAGCAGGGCCTGATGCCCTCCTAG
- the SYCE1 gene encoding synaptonemal complex central element protein 1 isoform X1 translates to MASLPGPSGTESAGAMGRADEARGQAESSQKIEDLMEMVKKLQKAGSLEPRVEVLINRINEVQQAKKKASEELGEARTVWEALQKELDSLNGEKVHLKEILSKKQETLRTLRLHCQEKEAEAQRKQTMLQECKDRISALNSQIEEEKNKQRQLRLDFEEQLEDLMGQHKDLWEFHKPERLALEIGALDSSKEQLLKEEKLVEAKLEDVKHRLCSQFGATGCSAITEGLFLRSQEAAAVVHLFEEENRKAQELLEAAAQRQEQLQQKCQQLQQKRQRLKEELEKLEVQVPAQGQSKQEEGTGPGEATLTSCRPIPSPLESVRRRTQNCQPSRA, encoded by the exons GGCAGGCTGAGTCCTCACAGAAAATTGAAGACTTGATGGAAATGGTGAAGAAGTTGCAGAAAG CGGGAAGCCTAGAGCCCAGGGTTGAGGTCCTGATTAACCGGATTAATGAGGTTCAGCAAG CAAAAAAGAAAGCCAgtgaggagctgggggaggccCGGACTGTCTGGGAGGCCCTGCAGAAGGAACTGGACTCAT TGAATGGAGAGAAAGTGCACCTGAAAGAGATCTTGAGCAAAAAGCAAG AGACCCTGAGGACCCTCCGGCTCCACTGCCAGgagaaggaagctgaggcacagag GAAGCAGACCATGCTGCAGGAGTGCAAAGATCGAATTTCTGCCCTGAACTCTCAGATtgaggaagaaaagaacaaacagaGGCAGCTGAG GTTGGATTTTGAGGAACAACTGGAGGATCTGATGGGCCAGCACAAGGACCTCTGGGAGTTCCAT AAGCCAGAGCGGCTGGCCCTGGAGATTGGTGCCTTAGACAGCAGCAAGGAGCAGTTGCTCAAGGAAG AGAAGCTGGTGGAGGCAAAGCTGGAGGATGTGAAGCATCGTCTGTGCTCCCAGTTTGGAGCCACCGGCTGCTCCGCAATCACTGAGGGACTCTTCCTCCGCAGTCAGGAGGCAGCCGCTGTGGT GCATCTGTTTGAGGAGGAGAACAGGAAAGCACAGGAGCTCCTGGAGGCTGCTGCCCAGCGCCAGGAGCAGCTGCAACAGAAGTGCCAGCAGCTGCAGCAGAAGAGGCAGAG GCTGAAGGAGGAGCTGGAAAAACTTGAGGTGCAGGTCCCTGCTCAAGGCCAGAGCAAGCAAGAGGAAGGGACTGGCCCAGGAGAAGCT ACCCTGACCTCCTGCAGGCCAATCCCAAGCCCCTTGGAGTCAGTGAGGAGAAGGACCCAGAACTGCCAACCAAGCAGGGCCTGA
- the SYCE1 gene encoding synaptonemal complex central element protein 1 isoform X3 has product MEMVKKLQKAGSLEPRVEVLINRINEVQQAKKKASEELGEARTVWEALQKELDSLNGEKVHLKEILSKKQETLRTLRLHCQEKEAEAQRKQTMLQECKDRISALNSQIEEEKNKQRQLRLDFEEQLEDLMGQHKDLWEFHKPERLALEIGALDSSKEQLLKEEKLVEAKLEDVKHRLCSQFGATGCSAITEGLFLRSQEAAAVVHLFEEENRKAQELLEAAAQRQEQLQQKCQQLQQKRQRLKEELEKLEVQVPAQGQSKQEEGTGPGEATLTSCRPIPSPLESVRRRTQNCQPSRA; this is encoded by the exons ATGGAAATGGTGAAGAAGTTGCAGAAAG CGGGAAGCCTAGAGCCCAGGGTTGAGGTCCTGATTAACCGGATTAATGAGGTTCAGCAAG CAAAAAAGAAAGCCAgtgaggagctgggggaggccCGGACTGTCTGGGAGGCCCTGCAGAAGGAACTGGACTCAT TGAATGGAGAGAAAGTGCACCTGAAAGAGATCTTGAGCAAAAAGCAAG AGACCCTGAGGACCCTCCGGCTCCACTGCCAGgagaaggaagctgaggcacagag GAAGCAGACCATGCTGCAGGAGTGCAAAGATCGAATTTCTGCCCTGAACTCTCAGATtgaggaagaaaagaacaaacagaGGCAGCTGAG GTTGGATTTTGAGGAACAACTGGAGGATCTGATGGGCCAGCACAAGGACCTCTGGGAGTTCCAT AAGCCAGAGCGGCTGGCCCTGGAGATTGGTGCCTTAGACAGCAGCAAGGAGCAGTTGCTCAAGGAAG AGAAGCTGGTGGAGGCAAAGCTGGAGGATGTGAAGCATCGTCTGTGCTCCCAGTTTGGAGCCACCGGCTGCTCCGCAATCACTGAGGGACTCTTCCTCCGCAGTCAGGAGGCAGCCGCTGTGGT GCATCTGTTTGAGGAGGAGAACAGGAAAGCACAGGAGCTCCTGGAGGCTGCTGCCCAGCGCCAGGAGCAGCTGCAACAGAAGTGCCAGCAGCTGCAGCAGAAGAGGCAGAG GCTGAAGGAGGAGCTGGAAAAACTTGAGGTGCAGGTCCCTGCTCAAGGCCAGAGCAAGCAAGAGGAAGGGACTGGCCCAGGAGAAGCT ACCCTGACCTCCTGCAGGCCAATCCCAAGCCCCTTGGAGTCAGTGAGGAGAAGGACCCAGAACTGCCAACCAAGCAGGGCCTGA